A genomic window from Leptospira fletcheri includes:
- a CDS encoding glycoside hydrolase family 5 protein, with the protein MLPVHSLNGNFYDSAGFLLQLRGVNLSGSSKVPFRPDGTTHFDQTLTFYDHRNVSFVGRPLEEAEAKEHLDRLKKWGFNFLRFLVTWEAIEHKGPGKYDQEYLEYVERMVALAEKKGFYIFVDPHQDVWSRFTGGDGAPGWTLEEIGMDISKIRDSDTAIVHHHQGRNYRRMSWPLNYQKYACATMFSLFFGGRTFAPHLMIRGRNVQDFLQDQYIAAVCKLAKRLVKYKNVIGFDSLNEPSPGWIGKRNLGEFSGFGFGKVTATSPFQEMFLSEGKSVNANQSYMLGFTGVNFGKSRLNSHSVRLWKEGKSCVWKDHGVWDYDPNGAPMLLKADYFYKYRGRKVEFYSEYMLPFLQKFKKNVQAVQKRFFIFVESDPTGLDLEWREEDRPGVSGVVNATHWYDASVLLLKRFIPWFGIHVFKQRPVFGRKNIQAAYEDTVRMIKDLSLKKMRNCPTVIGETGIPMDLNGRTAFLDKNYAPLESALDRMLVPLEKQFVHYTLWNYTPDNTHSLGDRWNEEDLSLFSLDTPQEVDADGGRAVRAFSRPYPIRTKGVPEAIRFDMQTSLFKYSFREDGREIPSAEIFLPEIHYKNGFEVLVNAGTFKFDPKSRTLFFRGEKGISHYGITVLPSKK; encoded by the coding sequence ATGCTACCGGTGCACTCCTTAAACGGGAATTTTTACGATTCCGCGGGTTTTCTTTTACAATTGCGGGGAGTGAATCTTTCCGGAAGTTCCAAGGTCCCGTTTCGTCCCGACGGAACGACTCACTTCGATCAGACTCTGACCTTTTACGATCACCGAAACGTTTCTTTCGTGGGAAGACCTTTAGAGGAAGCCGAGGCCAAAGAACATCTCGACCGTTTGAAAAAATGGGGGTTCAACTTTCTGCGCTTTCTCGTCACTTGGGAGGCGATCGAGCACAAGGGTCCGGGGAAGTACGACCAGGAGTATTTGGAATATGTGGAGCGCATGGTCGCTCTCGCGGAAAAGAAAGGTTTTTATATCTTCGTAGATCCTCATCAGGATGTTTGGTCCCGTTTTACCGGAGGCGACGGAGCTCCGGGATGGACCTTGGAAGAAATCGGAATGGACATCTCCAAAATCCGGGACTCCGATACGGCCATCGTTCACCACCACCAAGGTAGAAATTATCGAAGAATGTCCTGGCCGTTGAATTACCAGAAGTACGCCTGTGCTACGATGTTTTCCCTATTTTTCGGAGGAAGGACTTTCGCTCCCCATTTGATGATCCGCGGAAGGAACGTTCAGGATTTTCTACAGGACCAGTACATAGCCGCAGTCTGCAAGTTGGCCAAACGTTTAGTAAAATATAAAAATGTAATAGGATTCGATTCCTTGAACGAACCTTCCCCAGGATGGATCGGAAAGAGAAATCTAGGCGAGTTTTCCGGTTTCGGTTTCGGCAAAGTTACGGCGACTTCTCCGTTCCAGGAAATGTTCTTGTCGGAAGGAAAATCCGTGAATGCGAACCAATCGTACATGCTCGGTTTTACCGGAGTCAATTTCGGAAAATCGAGACTCAACTCTCATTCGGTACGGCTCTGGAAAGAGGGCAAGAGCTGCGTTTGGAAGGATCACGGGGTTTGGGATTACGATCCGAACGGGGCTCCAATGCTTTTGAAGGCGGACTATTTTTATAAATACCGCGGCCGAAAAGTCGAATTTTACTCAGAATACATGCTTCCGTTTCTCCAAAAGTTCAAGAAGAACGTACAGGCGGTTCAAAAGAGATTTTTCATTTTCGTGGAAAGCGATCCTACCGGTTTGGATCTGGAATGGAGAGAGGAGGACAGGCCGGGAGTGTCCGGAGTCGTAAACGCGACACATTGGTACGACGCTTCCGTTCTACTGTTGAAGAGATTCATTCCTTGGTTCGGGATTCATGTGTTCAAACAAAGGCCGGTTTTTGGACGCAAGAATATCCAAGCGGCTTACGAGGACACGGTTCGGATGATCAAAGATCTTTCCTTGAAAAAGATGAGGAACTGTCCTACCGTAATCGGGGAGACAGGGATTCCTATGGATCTGAACGGGAGAACCGCCTTCCTCGATAAGAATTACGCTCCTCTCGAATCGGCCTTGGACCGGATGCTCGTTCCTTTGGAAAAACAATTCGTACATTATACGTTATGGAATTATACTCCGGATAATACGCATAGTCTAGGAGATCGATGGAACGAAGAGGATCTTTCCCTGTTTTCTTTGGACACGCCGCAAGAGGTGGATGCAGACGGAGGAAGGGCGGTCAGAGCCTTTTCCCGTCCTTATCCGATCCGAACGAAAGGGGTTCCGGAAGCCATCCGTTTCGATATGCAGACTTCTCTATTCAAATATTCCTTTCGCGAAGACGGTAGGGAGATTCCGAGTGCGGAGATCTTCTTGCCGGAGATTCACTATAAAAACGGGTTCGAAGTGCTGGTAAATGCGGGCACCTTCAAATTCGATCCTAAGTCTAGAACACTATTCTTCCGAGGGGAGAAAGGGATTTCCCACTACGGCATTACCGTTTTGCCCTCTAAAAAATAA
- a CDS encoding TIGR04454 family lipoprotein, whose amino-acid sequence MAKFPYFKDQYSEVSMKKLSFAILSALILAAIVSCGGPKVSQAECEPVVNDLFKNLTEGKSAEEIEKLNSLRPSLSPMLLKECMSGKYELSCLKSAKDIQALAVCKK is encoded by the coding sequence ATGGCAAAGTTTCCATATTTTAAAGACCAATATTCAGAGGTTTCCATGAAAAAACTATCCTTCGCTATTCTCTCCGCCCTTATTCTAGCGGCGATCGTTTCCTGCGGCGGTCCGAAGGTTAGCCAAGCGGAATGCGAGCCTGTGGTGAACGATCTGTTCAAGAATCTCACCGAAGGCAAATCCGCAGAAGAGATCGAAAAATTGAATTCTCTCAGGCCTTCTTTGTCGCCCATGTTGTTGAAAGAATGTATGTCCGGTAAATACGAACTAAGTTGCTTGAAGTCCGCAAAAGATATCCAAGCTCTCGCAGTTTGTAAGAAGTAA
- a CDS encoding DUF547 domain-containing protein, translated as MFLNRRFSFFLFLSLAAFASASPSDLFAIDQEYSGWNTLLKRNVKNGLVDYVSFKKESAVLDGVLKSFRLVTEAEYATFSREEKLCFLINSYNAFTVRLILDHYPVKSIKDIGSILQSPWKREFFELLGRPRNLDWIEHEKLRKEFREPRIHFAINCASLGCPPLMNESFQPGKVSEQLARVTKDFLKDKRKNEYDSGANVLYMSKIFDWFREDFTGAGTGLIDFYNRNTGASVPADAKVKFKDYDWNLNRLP; from the coding sequence GTGTTTTTGAACCGTCGCTTTTCCTTTTTTCTTTTCCTTTCCTTGGCTGCGTTCGCTTCTGCTTCTCCTTCGGATCTTTTCGCCATCGATCAGGAGTATTCGGGCTGGAATACTTTATTAAAACGGAATGTAAAAAACGGATTGGTTGATTATGTCTCGTTTAAGAAGGAAAGTGCCGTCCTCGACGGAGTTCTGAAATCCTTCCGTCTGGTCACGGAAGCGGAGTATGCGACATTTTCTCGGGAAGAGAAACTCTGTTTTTTGATCAACTCGTACAACGCATTCACGGTAAGGTTGATCCTGGATCATTATCCCGTAAAGAGCATCAAGGATATCGGAAGCATTCTACAGAGCCCGTGGAAACGGGAATTTTTCGAACTCTTGGGTCGGCCTAGAAATCTAGATTGGATAGAGCACGAGAAGTTGCGGAAAGAATTTCGCGAGCCGAGGATTCATTTTGCGATCAATTGCGCTTCTCTAGGTTGTCCCCCTCTCATGAACGAGTCGTTTCAGCCGGGCAAGGTTTCCGAGCAATTGGCTCGAGTGACCAAGGATTTTCTAAAGGATAAGCGCAAGAACGAGTACGATTCCGGCGCAAACGTCCTGTACATGTCCAAAATTTTCGATTGGTTTCGGGAGGATTTCACCGGAGCCGGGACCGGTCTCATCGATTTCTACAATCGGAATACGGGTGCTTCGGTTCCTGCGGATGCGAAAGTGAAATTCAAGGATTACGACTGGAATTTGAATCGTTTGCCCTGA
- a CDS encoding RNA polymerase sigma factor, with protein sequence MASRRDFMETLYRESSGRIFDFLYKYTGNPEVASDLMQDTFLNFFKKYADSDLNREQSLKLLYTIARNRSINHAKKFSTVRETGAEDMGVFQEKGPTFVRKAELSDLESRLKECLAFLPEDERYAVVLKNIENYTLADIAEVMGISVATASRLVVRATGKLLEIAKEKQIFPGN encoded by the coding sequence ATGGCATCCCGGAGAGACTTTATGGAAACTCTTTATAGGGAATCCAGCGGGAGAATTTTCGATTTCCTATACAAGTACACTGGAAATCCGGAAGTCGCCTCCGACCTAATGCAGGATACTTTCTTGAATTTCTTCAAGAAATACGCCGATTCCGACCTCAATCGCGAACAGTCTCTAAAACTTTTGTATACGATCGCACGCAATCGTTCGATCAATCATGCTAAAAAATTCTCCACCGTTCGGGAAACCGGAGCGGAGGATATGGGAGTGTTTCAGGAAAAGGGGCCGACATTCGTTCGCAAGGCCGAACTTTCGGATCTGGAGTCCAGGCTAAAAGAATGCTTGGCGTTTTTACCGGAAGATGAACGTTACGCGGTCGTTTTAAAGAATATCGAGAATTACACTCTGGCGGATATCGCCGAGGTTATGGGAATTTCCGTCGCGACTGCCTCGCGTTTGGTGGTTCGTGCAACGGGGAAATTACTGGAAATCGCAAAAGAAAAACAGATCTTTCCCGGCAATTGA
- a CDS encoding FecR family protein — protein MNEEQENKIKEAIEGKSNELSGPIQSLHSLIGKAWPVPDSDLPSFEDLYGKARGSRVIPLNRRVWFSLAAALVLIAPILYLFKFGTFTHPTLPKSSILVTKITGKVYLSATGSADRLVLNEGETVGKGQILLTDKDSSVFLSVSKGEGILLGSATRFEILNDPKKSFYLHSGNAFAHLHKNLKKEDFRIFTSNGLIEVRGTKFSVSEIAGTETQVSVLEGRVAAIRKEGGDSGEQVLEPGQRIRLSNKGFQRSFLSSSELTELEAEFRRLKVEDIPRDPNRSFSDREELFKEFQRLERVIMTDKTSLEGVIIDMDGEFMYLQTLEKEIRIPRDSVEEVIQVR, from the coding sequence ATGAACGAAGAACAGGAAAATAAGATCAAGGAAGCGATCGAAGGGAAGTCCAACGAACTTTCCGGGCCGATCCAGTCCTTGCATTCTTTGATCGGTAAGGCTTGGCCCGTCCCCGATTCCGACCTGCCTTCCTTCGAAGATCTGTACGGAAAGGCGCGCGGCTCCCGTGTTATTCCTTTGAACCGTCGCGTATGGTTTAGTTTGGCTGCCGCCCTAGTTTTGATCGCGCCGATTCTGTACTTATTTAAGTTCGGAACGTTTACACATCCGACTCTTCCTAAATCCTCCATCTTAGTCACGAAAATCACGGGCAAGGTATATCTCTCCGCGACAGGATCGGCCGATCGATTAGTTTTGAACGAAGGCGAGACCGTGGGCAAAGGGCAGATCCTTCTTACGGACAAGGATTCTTCCGTTTTCCTTTCCGTATCGAAAGGGGAAGGAATTCTCTTGGGGTCGGCGACCAGATTCGAAATTCTCAACGATCCTAAAAAATCGTTTTACCTCCATTCGGGAAACGCCTTCGCCCATCTGCATAAGAATCTGAAAAAAGAGGATTTCAGAATCTTCACTTCGAATGGACTCATTGAAGTCCGAGGAACGAAATTCTCCGTTTCGGAAATCGCCGGAACCGAAACCCAGGTTTCCGTGCTGGAAGGTAGGGTAGCGGCGATTCGGAAGGAAGGCGGGGATAGCGGGGAACAAGTATTGGAGCCCGGACAAAGGATCCGGTTGAGCAACAAGGGTTTTCAAAGATCCTTCCTTTCCTCTTCCGAGCTGACGGAATTAGAAGCGGAGTTCCGACGTTTGAAAGTGGAGGATATTCCGAGAGATCCGAACAGATCTTTCTCCGATCGGGAAGAGCTTTTCAAGGAATTCCAACGATTGGAAAGGGTGATTATGACGGATAAAACCTCCTTGGAAGGAGTCATCATAGATATGGACGGGGAATTTATGTATCTCCAAACCTTGGAAAAGGAAATTCGAATTCCTCGGGATAGTGTCGAGGAAGTGATTCAAGTCCGATAG
- a CDS encoding DNA methyltransferase — translation MNSLEKESVHLVVTSPPYPMVQMWDGLFKSWDAQTEDYLNREEGRLAFERMHLQLDKVWKGCFRVLKNGGILAVNIGDATRNLGKEFQLYSNHSRILQSCLKSGFSCMPDILWRKQTNSPTKFMGSGMFPVGAYVTYEHEYILLLRKGGKREYSKAESESRRESAFFWEERNKWFSDIWEIKGERQVAKDLGTSRTRTAAFPLEFAYRLINMFSIKGDLVLDPFLGTGTTSLAAAIAGRNSIGFEIEPDILEMGKRRMDHSVGIAKEVLEQRWNEHLSFLSLRRKDKGKPAYLNEFYSVRVVTNQERKLKWDKPVKIEWFAPFGCKIGYVPFHPKNGKKSG, via the coding sequence ATGAACTCGCTTGAGAAGGAAAGCGTCCATCTCGTCGTAACTTCTCCTCCTTATCCCATGGTGCAGATGTGGGACGGTTTATTCAAAAGCTGGGATGCGCAAACCGAGGATTATCTGAATCGGGAAGAGGGTAGGCTCGCTTTCGAAAGAATGCATTTGCAGTTGGATAAGGTTTGGAAGGGATGTTTTCGGGTCCTGAAAAACGGCGGTATCCTGGCCGTTAATATCGGCGATGCGACAAGGAACTTGGGAAAAGAGTTCCAGCTTTATTCCAATCATTCCCGGATCCTGCAATCCTGTTTGAAATCCGGTTTTTCCTGTATGCCGGATATATTATGGAGAAAGCAGACGAATTCTCCGACGAAATTCATGGGCTCGGGAATGTTCCCGGTCGGCGCGTACGTCACCTACGAACACGAATATATTCTGCTTTTGAGAAAAGGCGGCAAGAGGGAATATTCCAAAGCGGAATCAGAATCCAGGCGAGAGAGCGCTTTCTTTTGGGAAGAAAGAAACAAATGGTTTTCCGATATCTGGGAGATCAAAGGCGAAAGGCAGGTCGCAAAAGATCTCGGAACTTCCAGGACCCGGACTGCGGCGTTTCCCTTGGAATTCGCATACAGGTTGATCAATATGTTTTCCATCAAGGGAGATCTGGTCTTGGATCCGTTTCTCGGGACTGGGACGACCTCGTTGGCTGCGGCGATCGCGGGAAGGAACAGCATAGGCTTCGAAATCGAACCCGATATTTTGGAGATGGGAAAAAGAAGAATGGATCACTCCGTCGGGATCGCAAAGGAAGTGCTCGAACAGAGATGGAACGAACATCTTTCCTTTCTATCTCTTCGTCGTAAGGACAAAGGAAAGCCCGCCTATTTGAACGAATTTTATTCCGTCCGAGTCGTTACGAATCAGGAACGAAAACTGAAATGGGACAAGCCCGTTAAAATCGAATGGTTCGCTCCTTTCGGATGCAAAATCGGATACGTTCCTTTTCACCCTAAAAACGGAAAAAAAAGCGGGTAA
- a CDS encoding FecR family protein: MEAADEVAVVLFVTGEASYSQRGKKGKVSKNLVLGKEDTLDTSNGRVDLQVGSSAVIRVAPFSKIKISELSSTSKDNSSTVELVSGKIFAKVDKSPRKENFTVTSASYTAGVRGTQFVISEEPKGSNPQAHEHSDIPDGIFVKEGEVGVSSSAGRDFSLNADEQAVQSQEGLLKQPLAEFMKEKMRVMDQFKKLSDENYQLLKEQKLKNQQLLESTKSGIK, translated from the coding sequence ATGGAAGCCGCGGACGAAGTCGCTGTCGTTCTGTTCGTGACAGGCGAGGCGTCCTATTCCCAGCGTGGAAAAAAGGGGAAGGTTTCGAAGAATCTCGTTTTGGGCAAAGAGGATACGCTGGATACTTCGAACGGAAGAGTGGACCTCCAGGTAGGTTCTAGCGCCGTGATACGCGTGGCTCCTTTCAGTAAAATTAAGATTTCCGAATTATCTTCTACCTCTAAGGACAATTCCTCCACGGTGGAATTGGTTTCCGGAAAGATATTCGCGAAGGTGGATAAAAGTCCACGCAAAGAGAATTTTACGGTGACTTCCGCCTCGTACACTGCCGGTGTCCGCGGGACGCAATTCGTAATCAGTGAAGAACCGAAGGGGAGCAATCCGCAGGCTCACGAACACTCGGATATTCCCGACGGAATCTTCGTCAAAGAGGGGGAAGTCGGCGTTTCGTCCTCCGCAGGTAGAGATTTTTCCCTGAATGCGGACGAACAAGCGGTCCAGTCGCAGGAAGGACTTTTGAAACAACCTTTGGCGGAATTCATGAAGGAAAAAATGAGAGTCATGGACCAGTTCAAAAAGTTGAGCGACGAAAATTACCAACTCTTAAAGGAACAGAAATTGAAAAACCAGCAATTGCTGGAGTCCACGAAGTCGGGGATCAAATAG
- a CDS encoding type II toxin-antitoxin system PemK/MazF family toxin has translation MVIAQYEVYLVNLDPTIGHEIQKSRPCVIVSPNEMNRFIETVIVAPMTTKSHPYPTRVELTFQGKKGWVVLDQIRTLDKLRLVKKLGKIESKTVHKIKQILQEMLVAI, from the coding sequence ATGGTGATTGCCCAATATGAAGTATACCTCGTAAACTTAGATCCAACGATAGGACATGAGATTCAAAAATCTCGGCCTTGTGTGATTGTCTCGCCGAACGAAATGAATCGGTTTATCGAAACGGTGATCGTAGCCCCCATGACCACCAAATCGCATCCCTATCCGACGAGAGTCGAGCTGACATTCCAAGGCAAAAAGGGTTGGGTGGTTTTGGATCAAATTCGTACCTTGGATAAGCTCCGCTTAGTCAAGAAACTCGGTAAAATCGAATCCAAAACGGTTCACAAGATCAAACAGATTCTCCAGGAAATGTTGGTGGCTATTTGA
- a CDS encoding AbrB/MazE/SpoVT family DNA-binding domain-containing protein, with amino-acid sequence MRASVIQIGNSKGIRIPKAILEECQIGEEVELKIDKGKIMIIPVKSKPRDGWEKRFKEMSSNNEDKLLVPDSLDLSGKDWEW; translated from the coding sequence ATGCGCGCGTCCGTCATTCAAATCGGGAATTCCAAGGGGATTCGGATCCCAAAAGCGATTTTAGAAGAATGTCAGATAGGAGAGGAAGTGGAGTTGAAGATCGACAAAGGCAAAATTATGATCATCCCTGTAAAATCCAAACCGAGAGACGGCTGGGAAAAACGATTCAAAGAAATGTCTTCTAACAACGAAGACAAACTTCTGGTCCCCGATTCCTTAGATCTGTCCGGCAAGGATTGGGAATGGTGA